One Sparus aurata chromosome 23, fSpaAur1.1, whole genome shotgun sequence genomic window, AGACACCAGTGAAAAAATATGTATCCTCTCcctgaggaaaataaaaatacaaccaAGTATTAATTGCCTTTCTCGTCACTGTGTGTCCAATTACCTTGAGCAAGTTTCAGTGGTTTGGTAGAAGACATAAAGTGAAAGATCATGGctcagaataaaacaatatcAAAGAAATGGTCATGGTTCCTCTTGAAACTTTAAACTGAAATGTAAGTTCACCATTAAGTCATTTACAGGAGCAAATTGAAAAGCGGACGTGTGCCATATAGTGCATCGTATTATCCCAAAAAATTAAACCTCACTTGAGCACTAATTAAACACGAAGATTGCATACAATACGTTAAATACCAAACAATAAATTAGGttcataaattaattaataaaaaacatctCGAAGCAACAGCAGtaataatttaaataaagaaaaaggagcTGCTCAACAATCTCATTCTTAGATGACCTCACTAAAAATGGCTACTCAGTCTTATTCCAGTGTTAACACATCGAACCTAACTTGACTTTCCTCTGTACATCGGGCAGCATACATCGGTCCAACTTATGAAAAAGGCAACAGATGTTTCAGGACCTGAATAACCAGACTGACACAGTGTTTCCTACaagtcacacacagaggagggagcCAGTGCATATCGTTAACAGCCACATTAACAGTGGGCTGTCTGCTCGAGGAATAAAATCTACCTATAGGTGCAGGAGGTTCCTTAACATTTGCAAAGTCATGTCTATGCCAGTTTCACATCCCAGGTCATTTTACACATTTCCTATTTAAATAATGTACacaatttgttttcttgtaaacaGAAGCATTTTTCATCTCCAGACGAGTCGTACTTCAATTACAAATCAGCCATCAACCCTTTCATTTCTGCAGTGACACAACTAATAACTATCAACCTATTGCTCTGATCAAAACCATCTTTCAGTCTGCTCGCATCCAACAGGAAAAGTCtcatgtttttcacattatcaGTCTTTATACACAGTTTGCTGACCGTGCCCTCTCTCATCGTGCATTATATGCCTCCTGACGTGGATCCGTCTTACTCGCCTGTCCCCTCCCACAGCACCCTCTTCCTCCGATTGGCCAGCTCCCAGTGATGACCCCGAGCCTCTTGAATCTAAAAGGTGTAAGCCTCCTGGACCAGATCCCCTGCCGTTCTCATAAATGAGGATATTGAGGGTTTCTTCAAAGATTCGAGCCTCAGGAAATTCAACctaaaaaacacagatgaagtTGATGATAACAGAGGAAACTGCAAGTGtggcaaagcaaaacaaatgtttttttccagctcAGAAATACACCTTTGCTATAAGGAAACTTATCACAACATCACCCCACACTGTTGCAGTCACCCTTAAGTGTAGCTGTGAATAATATAACAGTAAAACCAGAAGACTTGGTGATTCGCCTTCCAGTAGTGAGCTGGACAAAAGTCAGTTAGCTATTTCAATTTCCCTGACTCTTAAAGCACTGGTTTAAGGCGTCAGCGTTCACATTGTGACATGCTTACTTTGGTCTGCTTCTTCTCTGTGGCGTAGACAATGGATGTGCAGCATACTTCAGCAATCTTGCGGCCTTCACCGTAGAAAGACCAACAGCAGATTTCATCCCCCAGCACATCTTTGACAAACAGGACGCGTCCGTTAAATCGCAGCACAAGTTTGTCAAAGAGTTCGATGTTCTTCAGCAGGTTATCGTCAGAGTTGCTGATCACAGGGAGAGACAAAGAGTAGAGAATTATCTACTGAGAGGATTATCAAGAACTTGGCAGTCCAAATGTGCAAAGTGAAGCTAAAAGAAGTAAAGGTCAGGTGCACAGTCAGCCTTTATGTTTACCTGGTGTAAGAGTACTTGTTGTTTCCTCTGTTGTTCTGCAATTTTACGACCGGCTGTAGAGACAAAAAACAGGAATAAATTGTGGTCATTGTACGTAAGGGCACAAAGAACCGCATTCACCAAGAGAAGTagctaaaaaaagaaatacattctTAATTTATAAACTACTGATACACTTTGTCTTGAgaaccaaacacaaaaaacaacagcagacaatAATTCAGGTTTCACAGCTGCATACCTTACAAACACTTTAGTCAGGGGTCCATTTGATTAAAGTTAAACTTACCTTTCTACAAGTAGCAATCATCTTCTGTTCTTCTTTAGCCGAAGTGATCATGGGGATGCGACACACACTCTCAAAGACATCCTTTTGTTTCTGGCGGCAAACGAAGAAAATACATTGAAATACATCTGCAACGAACATCGCTCATAAAATATCAACTACTAATCAGGTCTATTTAATGGGAAAAATAACAAGACGCAAGGGTCTTATTAGTGGTGTCATTAGGTTTCTTGTTTAATTCTGCAGAAATAGTGTTACACGGttaaccgatactagaaaggtaccgcgatacccagccgttaagaacaatactttttcacattttattagtatcggtactttatgacGTTTGTGCAacagcggggcagcgtgtctgtgtgcagcttctctctgcttcctcactgcctgcagccacagtgggcgtggtttcacggTGACAGTTTCAGAGCAGAGCGACACAGACGTGTTGGCTACTTTGGTtattacggatttaaagcatcgtttacagacgggctttgtggtgtctgTGGGCTTGCTCTTACTGTCGGCAACGTAAgcaaaatatttccatatttcgctccgtgcgtctgctttttcaacaagcctaggacggtcgggaggagcactcatgccactttcagctgacagacatgcggacttgttcaaagagttcaaagagctgcaggttagcgatagatatcccccggatggaagtcaagcaaACTATTtccaccatcagagttgcaggaggcagtcaggggtaaagctaactgtttaacattccaatgtggttccacacagctctgtatgcaaacacaacgttcacactggtaacatgaacttcatcataacatgcgctggtgttcacaagtatgctgatcaacaccaccacttataaatgatcttttttaagtccatcagtactagtaatataatcatagcatgtataTTTTTgccaataatttataatatatattgcaatttatattattagaaaatggtctggttagagcacagacctccaccaggtctggatCATtcgtgttgtactttagtgcactattgtagtttgcaggctaataatccagggtttgaactttatcaacatgaaatgcagattgcaaatttcccctttgtgggacgaataagtattatcttattatatgaattgccagacttacagtaaatgtcatttatgttcattatttttatgctgaataaaattgtgctgttaatgtttttctactacaagcactgagattttaatggaaaatcaggttatttagtaatctctgagagcaaacaagacaaatgaacaaaacaagaagacacttgtcttcttggatacagaagctataaagctcagcagcttttacaaaatgtatatttttattttgactttttaagtgttgtaattaataaaaacaaataaatcattgtaagttccacattctgtcatctgatattttattacttttcttttgatgatattctagttttccgccgtggtatcgtttcagtatcggtatcgaaaTATTTCAGGCAGGTATCGTActgaagtcataattttggtatcgtgacaacactatgcagaaatgttaaaaaacctGTGAGAATTAATCTTAAGATATATAATTGAGAAACCTGGGCAACGCTGTATTTGTGATAGAATTACAGAAGTACGATGGTAATATTTGATTGTACTAATAATGTATAAAACTTGTTACGCTTAAatctgaatgtgtgtatgtttgtaggTGCTTTTGGACACAAACAACACCAGTAATAATCAAAAAGAGAGTCCATTTACCTGCAAGGCAGTGAGGCAGTGCTGGACGAGTCCCTGGACGCGATAGTACTGGGCCTCCTTTAAAACCTCATCCAGCTCTCTGTGGTCCTCTGGAAGCGGTACTGAGCCATCTCGCAGGAAGTTCAGAACGAGTCCAAAATGTTGTCCACTCCTATCCAAAACCACCCAGCCTGggacagcaggaaaaaaaatagtctGAGCTACTTTCTTAATTActtttgttacttttgtaatAGTGGCCAGTGGCCCAAAGTGTGTACTGTGGATGATGTTCTAGCTTCACCGCTAACAAACATTTAGGACATTAGTGTAAACAGTTTTTAGATTGTGCTTACAGTATCCACAATCATTACCTTTCTGAATCAACATTTTCTTGCAGGGACATTTGAGAAGGCATTGAAGATTACTCCCTGGATTTAGTCAGCTTATCCTTCTGTTCATTACCTCATGTTGAGGttacattattaattatttaaggCTACTATCGACACGCCTTGCCAATCCAGATCATTTTATAAACCGCATCAAGTCCAACTGTATTAAGCCGGAAAAATAACAGTGAGTGCAGACAATCCTGCAGAAAATGGATATAAACCAGGGCACTGATTACGATGAAATAGGAAATCCTACTGAATGACACAGCCCTCAAACAGTAAACAGAAAAGATGTGGATTCAGTGAAGCACTCACTCACCTTCTGAGTCTATTGTAACCTCCGTTCCACCGTTGCATATGCTCCGCAACAGACTGTCCTCCTTGCTTAACGTCTGGACGGTTGTATAATGCAGCGAGCCGCcaacatttaatttgacataCTTGCTCCCCAGCAGACCGCGATGTCTGAGCTCCTCTGTGCTGTGGAAGGCAGGCTGGGAAACATCAGATGGGGCCGAGTCAGCAGCATCACTGCCAACTGAAGCCTCAGCAGACATGGGGCTGAGGAGTCACTTCCTGACTGTAACACAGAGGAACAAGACGGGTTGTTTATAGTGCTGGTACCACCTACAGCATGACATATTTACATTACTAGGAAGCTGGAGCATGGTAGAATGGAAAATGGAGCAGGTGCTGTTGCGTGTAAAACTGCTGGACTGTGTGGATTATGATCAGAGTAGATGCAGTCAATTCTGGGTAATTACTGCACACATGAAAGTATTTGTTGACACCTAAATCAAAAAGATGTACTGAGAACTATGCTATAGAAGATGCTGAGAGACTACTACATCCCTTCTTTAATATGATCGATGATAATTCCTTTCACTAAACAAATGTAGGTAGGAAATGAAGCTCTGGGGCATTTATTTCCCAGTATTCAACATTAGATACTAAACAACAGTCTTAATGTAGTCAGATCGATCAACCACACCCTGTCCACACGTCATCTCAGTGGGATACAGGAAGCATGGTCGGAGAAGAAACCTTGAATATAGCAAGTCATTCTACATTAATTAGGAATATGTCCTGCCGAATTGTCCCACATCATATAAACCCATGTACAGCTGAACACAGCTAAGACCTACATGTAGGTGTTTAACTACAATAtgttaacaacaacaactaagCAGGCTACAAACACAAGTAGCGTTACCGTCAGCTACAAAATATGAGACTGACGGAGATCAAGTTGAGGCGATAGATGCTAATTTATCAGGCTAATAACTCAAACAACGTTTAGCTATCTTAACAACAAATTGTACGTACCACACTGAACATCCAAGGGAGCTCCAAGAGTGAACCCAGCTGAGCCAAGATGCCTAAATGTGTAAAGTTTTATCAAGCAGCAATCGATATTCAGCTCTCCGGCTAATACGAACAGCCCAAACCACACAAATGAACTTACAACGGAGCTGACATAAACGTTTGACAACTCATTTTAAGCGTCAACAGCCTAGCTAAGACAGAGGTGCTAACAACAGCTAGCCTGTTTTAGTACGCTTTAAGCTAgcaatgcttttgttttgtgtcgcTTCTTGAGTGAAAAATCTGACACTAGCCATCAAAAAATGCAAACTGCTACATTTGGAACGACCAGTTCCATTGTTGGACATAAAGATTATTACTGAAGCTAATAGGAGAAGCTAAATAGGTCACTCGGAAGCGAAACTAGCACATCTTCTTCCGCTggtttcatcttcttctttcaACACTATGTTAAAAAGCAACTTGTGACTTGAATTACTGCCACCTATCGAGGGCAAGCCGCAAGGACACCAAATAGCATGTATTTAGAGTATATTTGTGTCGCTTCAagctgaacaaaaaacaatcacgTTCCAATAGTCTTGATTCCTGGATGTTAAACAATCAAACGTCACACTCCTGTGTTAGCGgacaaaatataatttaaaactCCGCTGTTGTTTTGAAAGGGTTTACCGGAAGTATAATCGTGTAATACTGTCTTCATTGACACCAGGGGGGCCGTTTGACAGGTGACTCGTGTATTTAAGAGTATGCACTGCCTTCTTGTGGTCACAATGGAGAACTTcgacactaaaaaaaaaaaatttccgGCTCATGCAGCAatgctattattttttattataatcGTTTTGTATACTGTACAgcagttagttagttagttagaaGATGAGACCTGAGTGCATTTGGAGTAACGAGTGTttactgccctctggtggacacCGCGAGGAACTGCGACTTGAAATATCAAGCTAGCATCGATGCATACATGACAGCTCGCTAACACTTCCGGTTCAGTGTGATTATTACAAAAAGAAGTAGAGCAATAGCATTTGCAATAATTGTATGCATAAACAGTTGGTTTAGCAGCCTTATTCTGGTGTGGCGTTTACCTTATGTGCATATTGAGTGAATGACTTTAGTATCTGGAGTGTTTACTGTCCTCCAGTGGCCACAGTGAGAAACTGCACCACTACAATTACTGACATGCTAACACTTCCAAAGAATACTTTCAAAATACAGTgaccaaactgaaaaaaaattatagaaACGAATGAACAGATTTTATCATTATGTAAGAAAGACAACATAAAAATCACTCTTCATTATGGACAGGTACGTTTTGATTTTCAAATCAGATTACTGAATGGGTTAAACCTCAAATATTGATAAGCTGCCCATTCTTCCCCAACTTGATATGTGTATTTCGTGTTGCTCTCTTCTCGTGGCTATAAAGAAGTCATAAAACTTCAAAATTATCtctaaaatgtataatattacTTTAAATTACAATTGCGATATTCTGGATGAGAGATATATAGCCATTGTGGTATGGTGTATGCATAGGTGTACAAGCCTCATTATTTGGAAAAATACAATTCAAGTCAAGTTTTACACCATTCAACAGAGACTTTATTTTCAGTTCAGCAAATAATTTACTGCCTTCAAAAGagtgtatttatatatgaaGCAAAGAAATGCTACTGATGATAAGAGAAGAATTAAGTCTACAAAGCAACAGTCTCCAAGATCCTTCATTTGGCACAGTGAATGAGACGACATTCACCGTTTAAACAATcagttttaaataaatacataatgcaTCACAGCAAGCAGCCAAGTTTGTAATTTTGCATCAACATAGTGCATACAACATCAAATCTGATAACAATGATAACTGTCAATAACTATAATGATAATGGCAAGATTGAGCAGAAGCAATATAATTTACAATCAGTGCATGCTCTAAGCATAATGACATTCATGTCCTCACCTTTTCTTATATGTCATGTGACACTGGGTGACGATGCACGCCAGAAACAGCgaagaataaaataaacactgtCTTTGTAAACAGTATTGCAACAACAGATGAAACACTTAAGGACATTAAATTATTTAACATTATATTTTGGCACTGAATTTTCATTACAtatataatgaaaatatataacCTCCCACCACCTTGTATAAGTGTATATATGAGGcttatatatataatttattatatatatcaaCCTCAATTAATATTAAGTCAGATATTTACAttcaatttgtgtgtgtgagatacaTAGAGAAGGAAAGACAAagtgaggaagagagaaaatgacTGTGTTGGTCTCAAACTTTTCTCATGATAGAAATGAAGGTGTTCTTCCCTTTTACAGTTTCACTTTGTAAAATGTCACATGAGCCACGataaaaactaaagaaaaacattcagtgtGTACTGTGTCCTCATGACTGTAACTCTAGATAGTTACAAATAAAGTATTGCCAAGTGCTCCAATGTTTTGGCCTCACgataatttaataaataaaatcacttTCCCTTCACCCTTTTCCTCCCTCATGTTCTCATACCGCCCACACTCGTGTTTTTTCAATTTCTTACCCTTCATAAGGCACCAGTCCGAATGATGCAGAAAGCTGGACCGTGAAGTAGGACCCACGTTTGGCAGACCACCATAGATCAGTGcaacaaatcaaaataaagCACTTCCACAATCGAGAAACCAGAGATAGAATGATGGTAAAAACAGAAAGATTACTTAAAACTAATGATAAAAGGGGAGTGAGGCCtgatgaatttgtttttccaaaagaATTGAATCTTTCTGTGGTTTTTAATTCTCACGAAGACATATTTCTTCTTTAAATGGATACTTCATACTCCCGTGTATCCTGTTGGCAAAGTGAGAAAACAATCAGTAAAACATAACCTAAGActctaaaacaaataaatatttaaaaaagacataCACAAGAACTACGCATAAAATAGTCTAAGGTAtcacttaaaataaatataaggAACAGTTTTTACCCCTGCCTCATAAAGAGGGTTGTTGAAATCGGACTCGACTGTAATGGGActgtaggagtgtgtgtgagaaagagactTCCAGAAGTGCGGCTTCCATTCTAGTCTGCAGATGCTGcaaattagaaaataaaatgacacataaCCACGCAAATAAAGGCAGAAGCATGTAGATTATTGTGAACAATgagaaaagtataaaaaaatgGCAGAGATGGATGAGCGTCTGTGATTTGATAGCCAGCGTACTCACTTTGTGTAATACATGTAAATTCCTCCAATCAGAAGGATGACCAGGATGATTGGCAGGATTATTGCCAAAGCAATGTTCTCACTCAGGATCTGATGGGACGGCTCGAATGACTGGGACACtacagaaagaagaggaagacgctttgtaattaacactgatgttttttctcttcacaatgcattctttttttggttgttaatcaaaaatgtcaaacagatTAAAACAGGCTTCCAGATGAGGAGGAAGTCTACATTTTTAGTATAAAAATTAATgctatttattttatatcttcGTTTACATGAATTGCACAATAACTTGAAATTGAAATATTGTTTCTTTCATCTCCCAAGTGTTACAGTTTACAAAAACACTGGAGCAGTGTCTGTCACAGTGTCGTTCATAATATCACCACTAGATGATGCCAAAGTAAGGAATTAAAAGCCTAGATGTTGTAGCTTGGAGGTAGAAACAGACATGTTTTCTTCTCTTAGCGTTTTCAAGTGGTATTATATTTGGCACTGCTGTCACAAAGACAACTGCAGTGCTTTTGTTTTCCTAATTgtagcaacaacaacacagggcaaaatgtgaattcattcattcattgagCCTGTATTTCATTTCTGTCCGACATACTGTTGTCCGACAGAAGTGAAAGCGAGGATACACAGGAAGTGTTATTTCTCTATAGCAGCTACGTTGtacaatcaacatttacttcataattgcCCATTGCCGGATTAATAATTATGTCTGAAGAACATGTTTGACTTTATACACATATCACGGCtgggagaagagagaagaaatcACCTTCTAATTTGTGATCATCCAAGAGCTCCTCATATGCCACTGTGTgataaaagaaagagagagagaaatgagatAAATTATCATAAACTATACCAGAAAGTCCAAAATGCACCTTCAGCATCAGCTCACCATATCTGATGCTGATCATCAGTATATTCTGTTACTAAGATCATGGTATGATAAGAGCATTGTACCATTGTATAATCaataaattctaaaataaaacattgttaaAGAAAGCTAATCCTGAAGACAGACTAGTATATACACGAATGTTGAGACAATAATGACCTTTACCTTTGCAAAAGGGCGGCGGGCTGTTCCACTGAGAAGGATGGCCGGGAACACAGCTGATGATGACCTCACCGATAAGCTCGTAGCCCTCGTAACAGAAGAAGCGCAGAGTTTCTCCTGCCTGGTAGCTGTGCTTGTATAAGGTTTGGTAGCCGTTGTCAGGGACACCGGGGTTTGGGCACGGGTCGTATTTTACTGTCCAGGgcatgcaaaaacacacagaggactGTTGTGAATTTGTAGTTCACTTCCAAACGTGCAGCAATAAGCATAAAAAGAAGACAGATAATAGCAGCCAAGTCCAGGAGAGGGACTTACAGACACACTTTGGGCTGCGGTCGCTCCATTTGGGGGTGCCGGTGTCTCGTCCATGGCAGGAAATTTGGCTGGGACCCTCCAGCTGGTAGCCCTGGTTACAAGAGAAACGGACCACTGTTCCAACAGCAAAACCTGCTTCAGGACGCACTGAGCGAGCGCCGTTTACCACCTCTCCAGGATCAGGACACTGCTGGACTGCAGgagacagagtcagacacaGATGATTGCTTTTAACttgattgagagagagaggggagaaaccAGATAGAGTGGCAGAGGCTGGGCTGTGTTCACTGCTCAGTGGTGCATGGAGCCAAAAAAGTTAGACTCCCTGGGTATGATATTACCCAAATCCAAAACTGTGGAGCTCATGGAGcgtgtacaacagagacatCCTCCGACCAAGCTGCTAACTTACGGTTTTGACCCAGTCCATCTTGAATCATTTGAGTAATTTCATGGGGAcaccaaaaaaaatgtattgactgCTTCACAGCAGCTTCTTTCACAAAGTAAGCTAATGTCAAAAGGCCCTTGTGCATCAGGGGAAGTTGTAAAAGTCCCACTACGCATCTCACCTTTGACACATGTCGGTGGATTGCTGCTCCACGAGAGATCCCACTGGCAGGTGATGATATCAGAGCCACTGATGTCATATCCCGGTTGGCACTGATAGGTCAGCACACTGCCTCTCACGGGGGAGGAGTGGGAAGAGCTGATCCAGCCAAAATCAATTTTGGGGAGGGTAGGGCAGGTGTCGTTTGGCTCGACCTCTGCACCACACAGAAGGACAGCAATAAAGGAAATGACGACAGGTTATTTATGATCGCTTTCTCAGTGGACCCACTAGAGAGAACGTGTCCTGTTCATGGTCGACTTCTACAAAAGCCTGCTGAATATTtcaattataattttttttttcattttgagccACAATGAATGTACTTACCACGGTAATGAATGAGGAATCCCTGACTCAGGATGAAACTGGAATCATCGGGATCACTCTGAAACTGAatggtgacctctgaccctccaGACACAACCTGGAAACGCTCTCTTGACCCCAGGTATTGACCGATCACATGGGACATGAGATCACGACCGT contains:
- the kctd13 gene encoding BTB/POZ domain-containing adapter for CUL3-mediated RhoA degradation protein 1 produces the protein MSAEASVGSDAADSAPSDVSQPAFHSTEELRHRGLLGSKYVKLNVGGSLHYTTVQTLSKEDSLLRSICNGGTEVTIDSEGWVVLDRSGQHFGLVLNFLRDGSVPLPEDHRELDEVLKEAQYYRVQGLVQHCLTALQKQKDVFESVCRIPMITSAKEEQKMIATCRKPVVKLQNNRGNNKYSYTSNSDDNLLKNIELFDKLVLRFNGRVLFVKDVLGDEICCWSFYGEGRKIAEVCCTSIVYATEKKQTKVEFPEARIFEETLNILIYENGRGSGPGGLHLLDSRGSGSSLGAGQSEEEGAVGGDRRVRRIHVRRHIMHDERGHGQQTVYKD